The proteins below come from a single Corynebacterium cystitidis genomic window:
- a CDS encoding DEAD/DEAH box helicase codes for MATFTDAIQQLRALPSKAEQGLAFEKLMVNYFKTDPTLASEYSEVYRWADWPYSGGKADTGIDLVAKRADDGAWTAVQCKFYQPTTYLQKGQLDSFFEASGRSFRTENGTEQFANRLIISTTDKWSSNAESMLENQLITTNRIGIGNIAESPINWDIAYPGNEISVNLTLRETYEPRPHQETAIEKTLKGFETHDRGKLIMACGTGKTFTALRLAERFAQQTHGKARVLFLVPSISLLSQTLKEWTAQARLDLRCYAVCSDTKVGRKAEDIASYDLEVPVSTDGADIAQRLSTRKRAAGLTVVFSTYQSLGAIHDAQQHGLDDFDLVICDEAHRTTGATLAGEDPSNFSRIHDNSYIRANKRLYMTATPRLFDDTVKDKATELSAEIYSMDDEAVYGPEFHRLGFGEAVEKGLLTDYKVLVMTVDETVAADALVKFNSAGGSEITLSTGSAMIGVWNALAKRSGKAQGTRNGFEHDAEPMKRTVAFARDIKTSKAITESFPLLVNSHREVLQEKAALNDVQDLNLDLEVQAQHVDGSMNALERNTKLTWLESDIPDNESRILTNARCLSEGVDVPALDAVVFFNPRNSMVDVVQSVGRVMRKAEGKDYGYIILPVAVPPGASPSEVLNDNQRFKVVWQILNALRAHDDRFNAKVNSLALNETKPGDGDLQIEHTHLTDPVAGEDDDSGTDGDDSQAKTIALFSLEQWQEAIYTKLVDKVGTRTYWEDWADDVAKIHDAQVTRIESLLEGADPALREEFTAFVDGLRGNLNDSITEAEAISMLSQHLITAPVFNALFAEHDFAAHNPVSQVMQRMIDALHDTDLDSETDSLDKFYESVRVRASEVTSASGKQQVIRELYERFFQKAFKKQSEALGIVYTPVEIVDFILRAANDALVKHFDRELSDEGVHILDPFTGTGTFNVRLLQSGLIKPEDLARKYASELHATEIMLLAYYVAAVNIETTYNALIADAAKRDDLPEPEYVPFDGIALADTFQIHEEDDAPDFEIFRDNNERIERQKNAPIHVIVGNPPYSSGQTSANDNNANLKYPTLDQRISETYAARSTATLKNSLYDSYLRAFRWATDRIGDRGVVAFVSNGGWIDANTGDGIRLSLADEFSHLYVFNLRDNQRTAGEQSRKEGGKVFGAGSRATIAILIAVKRSDPASDGCQISYHDIGDYLRTEEKLAIIDSASLESLPWCIIKPNKHGDWLNQRSEHFETWPILGEKKKTSKTKYFGLYTNGIGTGRDAWVHNFDTQTVSESIALLISTFNLAVEAIEKTSLSPRNEKEVMAFLAQTPSLADSKKIKWTRGLRTVASNQRHITPLEVGIHVTLYRPFSKTNTALHPDLIETPGLTKAVYPTPKHDNIGFVVMAPRKAASFATLATDLLPDLSFFTYTGQFFPRWTWEALETPEGMLDLGAGNGASTSEKGKEGEVLGGYRRVDNITDEILEIYRAALGRDVTKDDIFYYVYGKLHDPAYRETYAADLKKMLPHIETPGTREEFDKFATAGCELTGLHVGYEEVEPWPLDVQVKGDSEDRETWRVTKLKWAKKKDPETGKNVNDVTKMIYNKQVTIAGIPEEADEYMLGSRSALAWIIDRYQVKKDEASGIVNDPNDWADGVGHPRYIVDLIGKVTRVAVETVRIVEGLRAK; via the coding sequence ATGGCTACCTTCACTGACGCGATCCAGCAGCTGCGCGCCCTCCCTTCAAAAGCGGAACAGGGGTTGGCTTTTGAAAAGTTGATGGTCAACTATTTCAAAACGGATCCGACGCTGGCCAGTGAATATTCTGAGGTTTATCGCTGGGCGGATTGGCCTTATAGCGGTGGCAAGGCGGACACGGGTATTGATCTGGTGGCCAAACGTGCCGATGACGGTGCCTGGACTGCCGTGCAGTGTAAGTTTTACCAGCCCACTACCTATCTTCAGAAAGGCCAGCTGGATTCTTTCTTCGAGGCATCGGGGCGTTCTTTCCGCACAGAGAACGGCACGGAGCAGTTCGCTAACCGTCTGATTATTTCCACTACTGATAAGTGGTCCTCCAATGCAGAGTCCATGTTGGAGAACCAGCTGATCACCACCAACCGTATTGGCATCGGCAACATAGCGGAGTCCCCCATTAACTGGGATATTGCCTACCCGGGCAACGAGATTTCGGTGAATCTGACCCTCCGCGAGACCTATGAGCCTCGCCCACACCAGGAAACTGCGATCGAAAAGACGCTCAAAGGCTTCGAGACCCATGATCGCGGCAAATTGATCATGGCCTGTGGCACGGGCAAAACCTTCACGGCGCTGCGTTTGGCGGAGCGTTTTGCGCAGCAGACTCACGGGAAGGCGCGGGTGCTGTTTTTGGTGCCGTCGATAAGCCTTCTGTCGCAAACGCTGAAAGAGTGGACCGCACAAGCCCGACTTGACCTGCGTTGTTATGCGGTGTGTTCGGATACGAAGGTGGGGCGTAAGGCGGAGGATATTGCTTCGTATGATCTGGAGGTACCGGTCTCGACTGACGGGGCGGATATTGCGCAGCGCCTGTCCACACGTAAGCGGGCGGCGGGGTTGACGGTGGTGTTTTCTACCTACCAGTCGCTGGGTGCGATTCACGATGCACAACAGCACGGCCTAGACGATTTTGACCTGGTTATTTGCGATGAGGCCCACCGCACTACCGGCGCGACACTGGCCGGTGAGGATCCGTCGAACTTCTCGCGCATCCACGACAACTCTTATATCAGGGCGAATAAGCGCCTGTATATGACCGCTACGCCGAGGCTTTTCGACGACACCGTGAAAGACAAAGCCACCGAACTCTCCGCAGAGATCTATTCCATGGATGACGAGGCTGTGTATGGCCCAGAATTTCATCGTCTCGGGTTCGGTGAGGCAGTGGAGAAGGGCCTTCTCACCGATTACAAGGTGTTGGTGATGACTGTTGATGAGACGGTTGCTGCTGATGCGTTGGTGAAATTTAACTCTGCGGGTGGTTCGGAAATCACGTTAAGCACAGGTTCGGCGATGATTGGTGTGTGGAATGCGCTAGCCAAACGCTCTGGTAAGGCGCAGGGCACCCGGAATGGGTTTGAGCATGATGCTGAACCGATGAAACGCACCGTAGCTTTCGCCAGGGATATTAAGACCTCTAAGGCGATCACCGAGTCTTTCCCGCTGCTGGTCAATTCTCATCGTGAGGTGCTGCAGGAGAAAGCGGCGCTCAATGATGTGCAGGATCTCAACCTGGACCTTGAGGTGCAGGCCCAGCATGTTGATGGCAGCATGAACGCCCTGGAGCGCAACACAAAGTTGACGTGGTTGGAGTCGGATATTCCAGACAATGAGTCGCGGATTCTGACCAATGCGCGCTGCTTGTCGGAGGGTGTGGACGTGCCAGCGCTTGATGCTGTCGTGTTCTTCAACCCCCGCAACTCGATGGTGGATGTGGTGCAGTCCGTGGGCCGCGTCATGCGCAAGGCCGAGGGTAAGGATTACGGCTACATTATTCTGCCTGTTGCGGTGCCGCCCGGCGCGTCGCCTTCCGAGGTGCTCAACGATAATCAGCGTTTCAAGGTGGTGTGGCAGATCCTTAATGCGCTGCGCGCTCATGATGATCGTTTCAACGCCAAGGTCAACTCCCTGGCGCTCAATGAGACGAAGCCGGGCGATGGCGACCTGCAGATCGAGCATACGCACCTCACCGATCCTGTCGCTGGCGAGGATGATGACTCTGGAACCGACGGTGATGACTCGCAGGCTAAAACGATCGCTCTGTTCTCTCTGGAGCAGTGGCAGGAGGCGATCTATACCAAGCTGGTGGACAAAGTCGGCACCCGTACCTATTGGGAGGACTGGGCCGACGATGTTGCGAAAATCCATGACGCGCAGGTCACACGCATCGAGAGTCTGCTGGAGGGCGCCGATCCTGCTTTGCGCGAGGAGTTCACCGCTTTCGTCGACGGCCTGCGTGGCAATCTCAATGATTCGATCACCGAGGCCGAGGCGATCAGTATGCTCTCCCAGCACTTGATTACTGCCCCGGTGTTCAACGCCTTGTTTGCGGAGCATGATTTTGCTGCCCACAACCCGGTCTCGCAGGTGATGCAGCGGATGATCGATGCGCTGCACGATACAGACTTGGATTCGGAAACCGATTCTTTGGATAAGTTTTACGAGTCTGTGCGCGTGCGCGCATCTGAGGTCACGAGTGCCTCCGGTAAGCAGCAGGTGATCCGCGAGCTGTATGAGCGTTTCTTCCAGAAGGCCTTTAAGAAACAATCCGAGGCGTTGGGCATTGTTTACACCCCGGTGGAGATTGTGGATTTTATTCTCCGCGCCGCCAATGATGCACTGGTCAAGCACTTTGATAGGGAGCTTAGCGACGAAGGCGTCCACATCCTCGACCCCTTCACCGGCACCGGCACCTTCAATGTCCGGCTCCTGCAGTCCGGCCTAATCAAACCAGAAGACCTGGCCCGCAAGTACGCCAGCGAGCTGCACGCCACCGAGATTATGCTGCTGGCGTATTACGTGGCGGCGGTGAACATCGAGACGACGTACAACGCGCTGATCGCTGATGCTGCCAAACGTGATGATCTGCCAGAGCCCGAGTATGTCCCCTTTGACGGTATAGCACTGGCCGATACCTTCCAGATTCATGAAGAGGACGACGCCCCGGATTTTGAGATTTTCCGGGATAACAACGAACGCATTGAGCGCCAGAAGAACGCCCCGATCCACGTGATTGTTGGCAACCCGCCTTATTCATCTGGACAAACAAGTGCCAACGACAACAACGCCAACCTAAAATATCCAACCTTGGACCAGCGTATTTCCGAAACTTACGCGGCACGGTCGACCGCGACCCTAAAGAACTCTCTCTATGATTCTTACCTGCGCGCCTTCCGCTGGGCTACCGACCGAATCGGGGATCGCGGTGTTGTTGCTTTCGTTTCAAATGGCGGGTGGATCGACGCTAATACTGGCGATGGTATTCGCCTCTCGCTTGCCGACGAGTTCTCCCACCTCTATGTCTTCAACCTACGAGATAACCAACGCACGGCGGGTGAGCAATCACGTAAAGAAGGTGGGAAAGTTTTCGGTGCTGGTTCACGTGCAACTATCGCGATCCTCATCGCGGTGAAGAGGAGCGATCCGGCTTCTGACGGGTGCCAGATTTCCTATCACGATATAGGCGATTATCTGAGAACCGAAGAAAAGCTAGCGATCATTGATTCGGCATCGTTGGAATCCTTACCCTGGTGCATTATTAAGCCTAATAAGCACGGTGACTGGCTCAACCAACGCTCAGAACACTTCGAGACGTGGCCCATACTCGGCGAAAAGAAAAAGACTTCGAAAACAAAGTATTTTGGTTTGTACACTAATGGTATAGGTACAGGTAGAGACGCCTGGGTCCACAATTTCGACACACAAACAGTGAGCGAATCAATCGCCCTTCTAATCTCTACTTTTAATCTGGCTGTTGAAGCAATCGAAAAGACATCGCTTTCACCCAGAAATGAAAAAGAAGTCATGGCTTTCCTTGCCCAAACCCCGTCTCTCGCGGATTCTAAAAAAATTAAGTGGACCCGAGGTCTAAGGACTGTGGCATCCAACCAACGCCACATCACCCCCCTGGAGGTAGGAATTCATGTCACACTGTACCGGCCATTTTCAAAGACAAATACAGCTCTCCATCCCGACCTGATCGAAACGCCTGGCTTGACGAAGGCTGTTTATCCAACCCCGAAACACGACAATATTGGGTTTGTTGTCATGGCACCTCGCAAAGCGGCATCGTTTGCCACCCTAGCAACCGATCTATTGCCTGATTTGTCATTCTTCACCTACACCGGCCAGTTCTTCCCACGGTGGACGTGGGAGGCGCTGGAAACGCCCGAGGGAATGCTGGATTTGGGGGCGGGGAACGGAGCGTCGACAAGCGAGAAAGGTAAAGAGGGGGAGGTTCTTGGCGGGTATCGGCGAGTCGATAACATCACCGACGAAATCCTGGAGATCTACCGTGCTGCCCTAGGCAGAGACGTGACGAAGGATGACATTTTCTACTATGTGTACGGCAAACTGCACGACCCGGCGTACCGGGAAACGTATGCAGCGGACCTGAAGAAAATGCTTCCGCATATTGAGACGCCGGGAACGCGCGAGGAGTTCGACAAGTTCGCTACCGCTGGGTGTGAACTTACGGGCCTGCACGTCGGCTACGAGGAAGTGGAGCCGTGGCCACTGGATGTACAGGTCAAAGGTGATTCTGAGGACCGAGAAACGTGGCGGGTGACGAAGCTAAAATGGGCGAAGAAGAAAGACCCCGAGACCGGCAAGAACGTCAACGACGTGACGAAGATGATCTACAACAAGCAGGTGACTATTGCGGGCATTCCTGAAGAAGCCGATGAGTACATGCTGGGATCGCGGTCGGCGCTCGCGTGGATCATTGACCGCTACCAAGTTAAGAAGGACGAAGCCTCCGGGATTGTCAACGACCCAAACGACTGGGCCGACGGAGTGGGCCACCCGCGATACATTGTGGACCTGATCGGGAAGGTCACGCGTGTGGCCGTGGAGACCGTGCGGATCGTGGAGGGGTTGCGAGCAAAGTAA
- a CDS encoding DUF6924 domain-containing protein produces MKLPELADMSLYLFRTDYSDDAAWQSCLVVATKAYDGEDFESLGAEVTPVDNPSLEGLTPQQLERLDGNDFEFLVADARTMRDHTFLVVYNTTTDPADAAALMADGISLEPFRVLPEQLEGIVANLSLANLDFWELAPADDETRP; encoded by the coding sequence ATGAAGCTTCCTGAGCTCGCCGACATGTCCCTCTATCTGTTTCGCACCGACTATTCCGACGACGCCGCGTGGCAATCCTGCCTTGTCGTCGCGACCAAAGCCTACGATGGCGAGGATTTTGAGAGCCTCGGAGCTGAGGTCACGCCCGTCGACAACCCGTCGCTGGAGGGGCTGACACCGCAGCAGCTTGAACGGCTAGACGGTAACGACTTTGAATTTCTTGTTGCCGATGCCCGGACGATGCGCGATCACACCTTCCTCGTGGTTTACAACACCACTACTGATCCTGCGGATGCTGCTGCGCTAATGGCGGATGGCATCAGCCTGGAACCGTTTCGTGTGCTACCCGAGCAGCTAGAGGGGATCGTGGCTAACTTGTCGCTGGCCAACTTGGATTTTTGGGAGCTTGCACCGGCCGACGACGAGACACGCCCCTAG
- a CDS encoding suppressor of fused domain protein — translation MPHFLELEGTYPGGDLSGTVAGGAISIDTNGDLLRTEANGRVVHFLGLFPLYEQELRAALNDNPHTILDALYDAGISEGAHPGRPSVV, via the coding sequence GTGCCACACTTTCTCGAATTAGAGGGCACCTACCCTGGCGGCGATTTATCCGGCACTGTAGCGGGAGGAGCTATTTCGATTGACACCAACGGAGACCTGCTTCGAACCGAGGCTAACGGGCGCGTCGTTCACTTCTTGGGTCTGTTCCCGCTCTATGAACAAGAACTACGCGCGGCCCTCAATGACAATCCCCACACGATCCTCGATGCGCTCTATGACGCCGGTATTTCCGAAGGCGCTCACCCAGGCCGACCTTCAGTGGTCTAG
- a CDS encoding HNH endonuclease signature motif containing protein: MTPTTNSPTAFYSICAKTPLAEQAAALRHLELDFWRDLYIQALPEIHTCDWSAYAATLTADLGYTEHMITNNLLAIETLNHLPLFSELIDKLGHVSIHLLRGISQTLSCKTFWDDESKQEAVDAFLTKYLTPTKPNQAMPGTRQVINRLKDLLRQLNEDLDEDDNDDADQERDDENTFNPRFSIDENDDGSFIVSTTWDAPTTCKIEAVIRAHAKKHGLSISAAHADILLNGTDVSVTLNIYAASDIADSPAWTSTVGFFGPRDSRTIKDEATTTRDISTAGTEKTNSYTVTDRIKAHLEGRDGTCRWPGCNKPAVRTDKDHCVNFDDGGPTTAANMICLCRYHHNRKTDGSVSYILDPFTGDVYWLFNDGTYRVDEAEGPLSPKGARWTQTLAQKAKLRRNKPGPKKKPKMPAAPKPAAWGEATSSVELNPEAPPF; the protein is encoded by the coding sequence ATGACTCCTACCACAAACTCACCGACCGCTTTCTATTCCATCTGCGCCAAAACTCCGCTAGCGGAGCAAGCAGCAGCACTTCGACATCTAGAACTCGATTTTTGGCGCGACCTTTATATTCAGGCGTTGCCTGAGATCCACACGTGCGACTGGTCCGCCTACGCCGCGACGCTCACCGCAGATCTTGGCTACACCGAGCACATGATCACCAACAACTTGCTGGCCATTGAAACGCTCAATCACCTTCCACTGTTCAGCGAGCTTATCGACAAGCTCGGACATGTCAGCATCCATCTCCTCCGCGGGATCAGCCAGACACTATCCTGCAAAACATTCTGGGACGATGAAAGCAAACAAGAGGCTGTCGATGCGTTCCTCACCAAATACCTCACACCCACGAAACCCAACCAGGCGATGCCCGGCACCAGGCAAGTCATCAACCGCTTGAAGGATCTACTTCGCCAACTCAACGAAGACTTAGACGAAGACGATAATGACGACGCAGACCAGGAGCGTGACGACGAAAATACCTTCAACCCGCGCTTTAGCATCGACGAGAATGACGACGGCTCGTTTATTGTCTCCACCACCTGGGATGCACCCACAACCTGCAAAATAGAAGCAGTGATCCGTGCCCATGCGAAGAAACATGGGCTGTCTATCTCCGCAGCCCACGCCGATATCCTACTCAACGGGACAGATGTATCCGTCACCCTAAACATCTATGCAGCAAGTGATATTGCAGACTCCCCCGCCTGGACCTCCACCGTGGGGTTCTTCGGCCCCCGCGACAGCCGGACCATAAAGGACGAAGCAACCACCACCCGTGACATCAGCACCGCGGGCACTGAAAAAACCAACTCCTATACTGTGACCGACCGGATCAAGGCACACCTCGAAGGTCGCGATGGAACCTGCCGCTGGCCAGGATGCAACAAACCCGCAGTGCGAACAGACAAAGACCACTGCGTGAACTTCGACGACGGTGGCCCAACAACCGCAGCCAACATGATCTGCCTCTGCCGCTACCACCACAACCGCAAAACTGACGGCTCGGTCAGCTACATTCTGGATCCTTTTACCGGCGACGTGTACTGGCTATTCAACGACGGCACCTACCGCGTCGACGAAGCCGAAGGGCCGCTTTCACCCAAGGGGGCACGTTGGACCCAAACGCTCGCCCAGAAAGCGAAACTGCGTCGCAACAAACCAGGCCCAAAGAAAAAGCCGAAGATGCCCGCAGCACCGAAACCTGCCGCATGGGGTGAAGCTACTTCCAGCGTTGAACTCAATCCGGAAGCACCACCGTTCTAA
- a CDS encoding arsenate-mycothiol transferase ArsC, whose product MTATVTDRFRIIREDLHRRFGGSVEAREIDRVVDETIAAHSDAALDEFVPIMVERDARAALFKLGTKRPEVLFASKNTAARAQLAYAYLRHIAGDEVYARTAAVQGRKPVDPMVVQVLEERGISADELYQRDDVARTAHRADVVILLGIDELPDLPGKRYESWDVDHPRTLEDARAVADQIELKVRELVADLEP is encoded by the coding sequence ATGACTGCCACTGTGACTGATCGCTTCCGGATCATCCGTGAGGATCTCCATCGTCGCTTCGGTGGATCCGTTGAGGCGCGTGAAATTGACCGCGTGGTCGATGAAACTATCGCTGCACATTCTGATGCGGCCCTGGATGAGTTTGTGCCAATCATGGTTGAGCGCGATGCCCGTGCTGCGCTATTCAAGTTAGGTACGAAGCGCCCGGAAGTGCTGTTCGCCTCAAAAAATACTGCTGCTCGCGCTCAGCTGGCCTACGCTTACCTGCGTCACATTGCCGGCGACGAAGTTTATGCCCGCACCGCGGCTGTGCAGGGGCGCAAACCGGTCGATCCGATGGTGGTGCAGGTGCTTGAGGAGCGCGGCATTTCTGCGGACGAGCTATATCAGCGTGATGACGTTGCACGCACGGCGCATCGGGCAGACGTGGTGATCCTGCTTGGTATCGACGAGCTGCCGGACCTGCCCGGCAAACGTTACGAAAGCTGGGATGTGGACCATCCGCGCACCCTGGAGGACGCACGTGCCGTGGCTGATCAGATCGAGCTTAAGGTACGTGAGCTCGTCGCGGACTTGGAGCCCTAA
- a CDS encoding three-helix bundle dimerization domain-containing protein — MTVINNIRKDLYSRFAYSIDTEAIDQVLDAALEEHSERAIVQDFVPVLAERDAYNELTLYAAPALHIEFANRSNRAMARAAAALARDLTGRRVTATVAPTHPENSTDEKVEWVMDERGLNAPVDEREHRTMRTPDLVIYLGADEAHDRAGRNASTIDVPDTDGMTVEQVRDVIDALTEKLSATLQKHDIAAESATLPA, encoded by the coding sequence ATGACCGTTATCAACAACATCCGTAAAGACCTCTACTCTCGCTTCGCCTACTCAATCGACACCGAAGCTATTGACCAGGTGCTAGACGCAGCCCTGGAGGAGCACAGCGAGCGCGCCATCGTCCAGGACTTCGTTCCTGTACTTGCGGAACGCGACGCATACAACGAGCTGACACTGTACGCGGCACCGGCCCTGCACATTGAGTTTGCCAACCGTTCGAACCGGGCAATGGCACGTGCGGCAGCCGCATTGGCTCGCGACCTCACAGGGCGTCGCGTCACCGCTACCGTCGCCCCCACCCACCCCGAAAACTCAACCGATGAAAAGGTGGAGTGGGTCATGGACGAGCGGGGCCTGAACGCCCCCGTCGACGAGCGTGAACACCGCACCATGCGCACCCCAGACCTGGTAATTTACCTTGGTGCTGATGAAGCCCACGACCGGGCTGGGCGCAATGCAAGCACCATCGACGTCCCAGACACCGACGGTATGACTGTAGAGCAGGTCCGCGACGTCATTGATGCCTTGACCGAGAAGCTCTCCGCAACCTTGCAGAAGCACGACATTGCCGCCGAAAGTGCGACGCTGCCTGCGTAG
- a CDS encoding glycosyltransferase produces the protein MKAVDVLQRVLLPRKGEPHDVRMLYLVEAEQNKQRLKWPDRHQVHIPAGAEVSFQTYFNAFPASYWRRWSQLDEVILTMEITGSATVSVYRSKEDGTRISVTNESVAGDNNRVEIPLPLKNFEDGGWLWFDITAETDVVVDNAAWCAGIAPQAQTMPDGSTVGPFAKEVAVGIPTFNRPRDAVNALHALAEDPKVLEAITHVIMPDQGDQHPADEPDFKEAKEALGDRLTIYPQGNLGGSGGYSRIMYEATEAPYILYMDDDIAIEPDSILRAVQAARYAKSPILVGGQMLNLQDRSQLRTTGEAVNGHDFMWGAAPHAVYDHDFAAYPLGFIGTDQQQSDPKFKDSRALHRRIDVDYNGWWMNLFPRVVAEQLGLPLPLFIKWDDTEYALRAKAAGFPTVTWPGAAIWHMAWADKDDAIDWQAYFHLRNRLIVAAMYHEGGFTGIERSIFKSSMKHMMCMEYSTMAIQIEALKDVLAGPAQLFDILESSLPRIQEIRQQYDDAKVIESAAELPAPTGAPGVPTKNVGGRLGKVKKIPWLLKTIKHLRSKEDRSNWDAPQLNLTAEEARWFTLSRVDSATVSTAGGTGVAFRKRDKELAEDLLKQTRALLGEVKTNWDDLKQQYRAAKPDLVARENWKKIFDEQA, from the coding sequence GTGAAAGCCGTGGATGTTCTCCAGCGCGTGCTCCTGCCACGCAAGGGTGAGCCGCACGATGTGCGCATGCTTTACCTTGTTGAAGCCGAGCAGAATAAACAGCGACTAAAGTGGCCCGACCGCCACCAAGTACACATCCCGGCAGGTGCCGAGGTCTCCTTCCAGACCTACTTCAACGCCTTCCCAGCCTCCTACTGGCGCCGCTGGTCCCAGCTCGACGAGGTCATCCTGACAATGGAGATCACTGGTTCCGCAACCGTTTCGGTCTATCGCTCCAAGGAAGACGGCACCCGCATCTCGGTGACTAATGAAAGTGTTGCTGGAGACAACAACCGCGTTGAAATCCCTCTGCCGTTGAAGAACTTCGAGGATGGTGGCTGGCTCTGGTTCGACATCACCGCAGAAACCGACGTGGTCGTCGATAATGCGGCATGGTGCGCAGGCATCGCACCACAGGCGCAGACCATGCCCGACGGCAGCACTGTTGGCCCCTTCGCCAAGGAAGTGGCTGTGGGCATTCCCACGTTCAACCGCCCCCGCGACGCCGTCAACGCCTTGCATGCACTGGCAGAAGACCCGAAGGTGCTCGAGGCCATCACACACGTGATCATGCCGGACCAAGGTGATCAACATCCCGCCGACGAGCCCGACTTCAAAGAAGCCAAAGAGGCCCTCGGCGATCGCCTGACCATCTACCCGCAGGGCAACCTGGGTGGTTCAGGCGGGTACTCGCGCATCATGTACGAGGCGACGGAGGCTCCTTATATCCTCTACATGGACGATGACATCGCTATCGAACCGGACTCTATCCTGCGCGCGGTCCAGGCGGCCCGCTATGCGAAAAGCCCAATCTTAGTCGGTGGCCAGATGCTCAACCTGCAAGATCGTTCTCAGCTGCGCACCACCGGGGAAGCAGTCAATGGGCATGACTTCATGTGGGGGGCAGCCCCGCACGCCGTTTATGACCACGACTTTGCCGCGTACCCACTCGGTTTCATCGGTACTGACCAGCAGCAGAGCGACCCGAAGTTTAAAGACTCCCGTGCGCTGCACCGCCGCATCGACGTGGACTACAACGGCTGGTGGATGAACCTCTTCCCGCGCGTGGTTGCTGAGCAGCTCGGCCTGCCGCTGCCACTGTTCATTAAGTGGGATGATACTGAATACGCCCTGCGCGCCAAGGCCGCGGGCTTTCCGACGGTCACGTGGCCCGGTGCCGCAATCTGGCACATGGCGTGGGCCGATAAGGATGATGCTATCGACTGGCAGGCCTACTTCCACCTGCGTAATCGCCTGATTGTGGCCGCGATGTATCACGAGGGCGGATTCACCGGCATTGAGCGTTCCATCTTCAAGTCCTCCATGAAGCATATGATGTGCATGGAGTACTCCACCATGGCCATCCAGATCGAGGCCTTGAAGGACGTCCTGGCCGGCCCAGCCCAACTTTTCGACATCCTCGAATCTTCCCTGCCCCGCATCCAGGAGATCCGCCAGCAGTACGATGACGCCAAAGTTATCGAATCCGCCGCTGAACTCCCAGCGCCCACCGGTGCGCCGGGCGTGCCGACGAAAAACGTTGGCGGTCGGCTGGGCAAGGTGAAGAAAATTCCGTGGTTGCTGAAAACCATCAAGCACCTGCGCTCCAAGGAAGACCGCAGCAACTGGGATGCACCACAGCTCAATCTCACGGCGGAGGAAGCACGTTGGTTCACTTTGTCGCGCGTTGACTCAGCTACAGTTTCTACCGCTGGTGGTACCGGTGTAGCATTCCGCAAGCGTGACAAGGAGCTGGCTGAAGACCTGCTGAAGCAGACCCGGGCACTACTCGGTGAAGTCAAAACTAACTGGGACGACCTGAAGCAGCAGTACCGTGCAGCGAAGCCGGACCTGGTCGCCCGCGAAAACTGGAAGAAGATTTTTGATGAGCAAGCGTGA
- a CDS encoding phosphatase PAP2 family protein, which yields MSKRESDVLVAIQDALYDRPGVKPAARALSVIGEHSLGWLALSGAGAAIVVDKRQRRKWLALGAGAFTSHAASVVLKRIVRRTRPHDPRIKIGVSTPSKLSFPSSHSTSTTAAMVSLADITGSKIPYLGIPVIMISRMVLGVHYPTDTVAGAALGAVCAKAAIEIERKTA from the coding sequence ATGAGCAAGCGTGAGTCTGACGTACTCGTAGCAATCCAAGACGCCCTATACGATCGTCCTGGTGTGAAACCAGCAGCCCGTGCGCTGAGTGTGATCGGTGAGCACTCCCTGGGTTGGCTGGCGTTATCTGGCGCAGGAGCCGCCATCGTCGTCGATAAGCGTCAACGGCGCAAGTGGCTGGCGCTCGGTGCGGGAGCGTTTACGTCACACGCGGCATCGGTGGTACTCAAGCGCATTGTGCGGCGCACCCGCCCGCATGATCCGCGCATTAAGATTGGGGTATCCACTCCGTCGAAGTTGTCGTTTCCCTCGTCACACTCCACATCGACCACCGCGGCGATGGTGAGTTTGGCGGACATTACCGGGTCGAAGATCCCTTACCTTGGCATTCCCGTGATCATGATCTCCCGTATGGTCTTAGGCGTGCACTACCCCACAGACACCGTCGCCGGTGCCGCGTTGGGCGCGGTGTGTGCGAAGGCCGCGATCGAGATTGAAAGGAAGACTGCGTGA